One genomic region from Halomicrobium zhouii encodes:
- the cobD gene encoding threonine-phosphate decarboxylase CobD: protein MHPEAVDTLRSGAEDAIDAAGRVPHGSSDDPDVLDFSANVNPRVPDGAESVFRRSFDAARSYPDDAYPEFRRVAASYVDCDPGAVVPTAGGLAAIRLAMQMAVSPGDSVLVPFPSFGEYAREVRLQGAEPDFVVHDELLDAALEDHAMAVVCNPNNPTGEAVEADALERFAGRCRDANTTLLVDEAFLGFTDRPSIAGAEGVVVARSLTKLFGLPGLRAGFAVATGDHRARLETARMPWSLGTPAAATGAYCMRQESFVDDTRSRVDRERARMRERLETRYSVSPSDAPFLLFDCGSSAAVEDLLERAADHSIAVRDARTFRGLDSHVRVAVRLPEENDRLLEAVGV from the coding sequence ATGCACCCGGAGGCAGTCGACACGCTCCGCTCGGGGGCCGAGGACGCCATCGACGCGGCCGGCCGCGTTCCCCACGGGAGTTCCGACGACCCCGACGTTCTCGATTTCAGCGCCAACGTCAACCCGCGGGTCCCCGACGGCGCCGAGAGCGTCTTCCGGAGGTCGTTCGACGCCGCTCGCAGCTACCCGGACGACGCCTACCCGGAGTTCCGCCGTGTAGCGGCGTCCTACGTCGACTGCGACCCCGGCGCGGTCGTGCCGACGGCTGGCGGTCTCGCCGCGATTCGGCTCGCGATGCAGATGGCCGTCAGCCCTGGCGACTCGGTTCTCGTCCCGTTCCCCAGCTTCGGCGAGTACGCCCGCGAGGTCCGCCTGCAGGGCGCCGAGCCCGACTTCGTCGTTCACGACGAACTGCTCGACGCCGCTCTCGAGGACCACGCGATGGCCGTCGTCTGCAACCCGAACAACCCGACGGGCGAGGCCGTCGAGGCCGACGCGCTCGAACGTTTCGCCGGCCGGTGTCGGGACGCGAATACGACGCTGCTCGTCGACGAGGCGTTCCTGGGCTTCACGGACCGTCCCTCCATCGCCGGCGCCGAGGGGGTGGTCGTCGCGCGCTCGCTGACCAAACTGTTCGGCCTGCCCGGCCTCCGCGCCGGCTTTGCCGTGGCCACGGGCGACCACCGCGCCCGCCTCGAAACAGCGCGGATGCCCTGGTCGCTGGGGACGCCCGCCGCCGCGACGGGGGCGTACTGCATGCGACAGGAGTCGTTCGTCGACGATACCCGATCGCGGGTCGATCGGGAGCGTGCTCGCATGCGCGAACGACTGGAAACCCGTTACTCGGTGTCGCCGTCGGACGCACCCTTCCTGCTGTTCGATTGCGGGTCCTCGGCGGCGGTCGAGGACCTGCTGGAGCGCGCGGCCGACCACTCCATCGCCGTCCGGGATGCCCGGACCTTCCGCGGGCTGGATTCGCACGTCCGCGTCGCGGTCAGGCTTCCCGAGGAGAACGACCGCCTGCTGGAGGCCGTCGGTGTTTGA